One part of the Cytobacillus sp. IB215665 genome encodes these proteins:
- a CDS encoding cobalt-precorrin-5B (C(1))-methyltransferase: MKDQKQSTEKKLRQGYTTGSCATAATKAALTALITKEEQADATIYLPVGKFVTFQMEHCDFHVDGVTVGVIKDAGDDPDATHGALIQATVSWKDTAGIELDGGVGVGRATKPGLPIEVGEAAINPVPRKMIRSTAEEVLTQFHIHQGIKVVISVPDGVEIAKKTLNGRLGILGGISILGTRGIVVPFSTAAYKASIVQAIKVARASDCEHVAITTGGRSEKYAMQQLPNLSDEAFIEMGDFVGFTLKQCKRLGIKKISMVGMMGKFSKVAQGVMMVHSKSAPVDFGFLAQVASEVGVKGELIEEIEQANTASQVGDMMVANGFHSFFEVLCNYCCQQALQEMSGGVDVDTTLYTLKGDLLGRAECYDESD, translated from the coding sequence ATGAAAGACCAGAAACAGTCTACGGAAAAAAAATTACGACAAGGTTATACGACTGGATCGTGTGCTACAGCAGCTACGAAAGCAGCACTCACAGCATTAATTACGAAGGAAGAGCAAGCCGATGCAACGATTTATCTTCCGGTCGGAAAGTTTGTTACCTTCCAAATGGAGCATTGTGATTTTCATGTGGACGGTGTAACTGTTGGTGTGATTAAGGATGCTGGTGATGATCCAGATGCAACTCATGGTGCCTTAATACAAGCAACAGTGAGCTGGAAAGATACTGCTGGCATTGAGTTGGATGGAGGAGTAGGTGTTGGTAGAGCAACAAAACCAGGGTTACCTATCGAAGTTGGCGAAGCGGCAATTAACCCTGTTCCAAGAAAAATGATTCGATCCACAGCTGAAGAAGTGTTAACCCAATTTCACATTCATCAAGGAATAAAGGTCGTTATTTCGGTACCTGATGGTGTTGAAATTGCCAAAAAAACACTTAATGGAAGACTTGGAATTTTAGGTGGTATTTCTATTTTAGGTACAAGAGGGATCGTAGTACCGTTTTCTACTGCTGCTTATAAAGCGAGTATCGTACAAGCGATAAAAGTTGCTCGTGCAAGCGATTGTGAGCATGTTGCAATTACAACAGGTGGGCGTAGTGAAAAATATGCGATGCAACAGCTTCCTAATTTATCAGATGAGGCTTTTATTGAAATGGGTGATTTTGTCGGCTTTACCCTTAAACAGTGTAAGCGACTAGGGATCAAGAAGATCTCTATGGTTGGTATGATGGGAAAATTCTCAAAAGTCGCCCAAGGAGTGATGATGGTTCATTCGAAAAGTGCACCTGTCGATTTTGGCTTTTTAGCACAAGTTGCATCCGAGGTGGGTGTGAAAGGGGAATTAATTGAGGAAATTGAACAGGCAAACACCGCTTCACAAGTTGGGGATATGATGGTCGCGAATGGGTTTCATAGTTTTTTTGAAGTTCTTTGTAATTATTGTTGTCAGCAAGCTCTTCAAGAAATGTCCGGTGGAGTAGATGTCGATACAACTTTGTATACATTAAAGGGTGATCTGTTAGGAAGGGCGGAATGCTATGACGAGAGCGATTAA
- a CDS encoding sirohydrochlorin chelatase, with product MKAVLFVGHGSRDPEGNEQVLKFIENMKPSIDDSLLVEACFLEFELPNILQGLEACVNKGASHIVVIPIMLLPAGHSKIHIPAAIDEAKEKYPHIDFTYGRPIGVHDLALDICTNRLVEAGEKIDDPKEHTAVILLGRGGSDPDANSDLYKITRLLWERLKYKIVEPAFMGVTDPLIRESIERCMKLGAKRVVVVPYFLFTGILIKRLERLMADFQTEFPSVEFVLAEYFGFHPKLELILHDRIAEALKDEVKMNCDTCLYRLEAMEHIDHHHHHDHDHGHHHHHHPDVKTEHVK from the coding sequence ATGAAGGCAGTGTTATTTGTTGGTCATGGAAGTAGAGATCCAGAAGGAAATGAACAAGTATTAAAGTTTATAGAAAATATGAAACCTAGTATAGATGATAGTTTATTAGTAGAAGCGTGTTTTTTAGAGTTTGAGTTACCAAATATACTTCAAGGGCTGGAAGCTTGTGTGAACAAAGGGGCGTCGCATATTGTTGTCATTCCAATAATGCTACTTCCTGCGGGCCATTCAAAGATTCATATCCCTGCAGCAATTGATGAGGCAAAAGAGAAGTATCCTCATATTGATTTTACATACGGTAGGCCGATAGGTGTTCATGATTTAGCACTAGACATCTGTACTAATAGACTAGTAGAGGCTGGAGAGAAGATAGATGATCCTAAAGAGCATACAGCAGTAATTTTGTTAGGTCGAGGAGGAAGCGACCCTGATGCGAATAGTGATTTGTATAAAATTACAAGACTGCTGTGGGAACGACTTAAATATAAGATCGTTGAACCTGCTTTTATGGGCGTCACTGATCCTCTTATTCGTGAGAGTATTGAGCGATGTATGAAGCTAGGAGCCAAAAGAGTTGTTGTCGTACCATACTTTTTATTTACAGGTATATTAATTAAACGTCTTGAGCGGTTGATGGCAGATTTTCAAACAGAATTCCCATCAGTAGAATTTGTGTTAGCAGAATATTTTGGGTTTCATCCAAAACTTGAATTGATTTTGCATGACCGCATAGCTGAGGCGTTAAAAGATGAAGTTAAGATGAATTGTGATACGTGTCTGTATCGTTTAGAGGCGATGGAACATATTGATCATCACCACCATCACGATCATGATCACGGTCACCACCATCATCACCATCCTGACGTGAAGACGGAGCATGTTAAATGA
- the cobJ gene encoding precorrin-3B C(17)-methyltransferase has product MKGKLLIVGFGPGSEKHITNRAKEAIAESDCVIGYKTYVDLILDLITDQEIVSTGMSEEVSRAQAAVKLAEEGKYVAVISSGDAGVYGMAGLVYEVLIEKGWSELEGVEVEVVPGISAINSCASLLGAPVMHDACTISLSDHLTPWELIERRIEAAGQADFVIALYNPKSGKRTRQIVVAQQILLKYRSPDTPVGLVKSAYRDRQHVVMTTLQDMLDHDIGMLTTVIIGNSTTFMYDNKMITPRGYQRKYTLQTQEQKLKPHERLKRENEPWALHGGKEESPSALDMANKAIAMVDQDKGVTNERSTYAGTNIESIFEVAVSPGVVNKKFTPQQMLVLADVVGDKGTMEYTINHQILLHIPTTSPETVTNKLTDVGFLLAPVGDVATMKACDFCDGEKFDSISQAEEIQALIGGIDVPKELHIGFNGCAMACYGAVNDDIGIVFRKGKFDLFLGAKTVGRTAHAGQLVAEGIEPERLVPLIQNIVGEYKEKGHPNERFHKYYKRVKEIQGYQYKDVSPNLSIEPVPCAD; this is encoded by the coding sequence TTGAAGGGAAAATTACTCATTGTCGGTTTCGGGCCAGGTAGTGAAAAGCATATAACTAACAGGGCCAAGGAAGCCATCGCTGAAAGTGATTGTGTTATTGGTTATAAAACATATGTAGATCTCATTTTAGATCTTATAACAGATCAAGAAATAGTAAGTACAGGCATGTCAGAAGAAGTAAGTCGTGCACAAGCAGCGGTTAAGTTAGCGGAAGAAGGAAAATATGTGGCTGTAATATCAAGCGGAGATGCTGGAGTATATGGCATGGCTGGCTTAGTATACGAGGTGTTAATTGAAAAAGGGTGGTCAGAACTTGAGGGAGTTGAGGTAGAGGTTGTTCCAGGGATTTCTGCAATTAATTCATGCGCTTCGTTGTTAGGTGCTCCTGTTATGCATGATGCTTGTACGATTAGCTTAAGTGATCATTTGACTCCTTGGGAGCTTATCGAAAGAAGAATTGAAGCAGCCGGCCAGGCTGATTTCGTCATCGCTCTTTACAATCCAAAGAGTGGGAAGCGAACGAGACAAATTGTTGTAGCGCAACAAATTCTATTAAAATATCGTTCTCCAGACACACCAGTTGGTTTAGTAAAAAGTGCATATAGAGATCGACAGCATGTCGTTATGACGACTTTACAGGATATGCTTGATCACGATATTGGTATGTTAACAACTGTGATTATTGGGAATTCCACTACGTTTATGTATGATAACAAAATGATTACGCCAAGAGGTTATCAAAGAAAATACACATTGCAAACACAAGAGCAGAAGTTGAAACCACATGAACGGCTAAAAAGAGAGAACGAGCCTTGGGCATTGCACGGAGGTAAGGAAGAGTCTCCTTCAGCTTTAGATATGGCAAATAAGGCAATTGCTATGGTTGATCAAGACAAAGGGGTAACGAATGAGAGGTCAACATATGCAGGAACAAATATTGAGTCAATTTTTGAAGTAGCTGTCAGTCCAGGTGTCGTTAACAAAAAGTTTACGCCGCAGCAAATGCTTGTTCTTGCAGATGTCGTTGGTGATAAAGGAACGATGGAGTATACAATTAATCACCAGATTTTACTTCATATTCCTACTACAAGCCCTGAAACAGTCACAAATAAACTAACGGATGTTGGCTTTTTACTAGCACCGGTTGGTGATGTAGCGACTATGAAGGCATGTGATTTTTGTGATGGAGAGAAATTTGACTCCATATCGCAGGCTGAGGAAATACAAGCATTAATAGGTGGTATTGATGTTCCAAAGGAGCTTCATATCGGTTTTAACGGCTGTGCGATGGCTTGCTATGGTGCAGTGAATGATGATATTGGCATCGTATTTCGCAAAGGAAAATTCGACCTCTTTCTCGGGGCGAAAACCGTTGGTAGAACTGCTCATGCTGGACAGCTAGTCGCAGAAGGGATTGAACCTGAACGTCTGGTTCCATTAATACAAAATATCGTAGGAGAGTATAAGGAGAAGGGGCATCCGAACGAGCGCTTTCATAAATATTATAAACGTGTAAAGGAAATACAAGGTTACCAGTATAAAGATGTGTCACCAAATCTATCAATTGAACCGGTACCATGTGCTGATTAA
- the cobK gene encoding precorrin-6A reductase — protein sequence MILCLAGTSDARELAITLKNGGYSLLTTVVTDSAAIELRKAGLPIKVGRLNVEEMVEVIQLQNIETIVDASHPFAEEASRNAIQAARAANIPYIRYERQREHIKHEKIITVESYEQAAEVAASKGGVIMLTTGSKTLQVFAQKLLNLPNTRLITRMLPRKDNMEKCEQLGILQKNIVAIQGPFTKEFDIALYKQYGVTLMITKESGKVGSVDEKLAAAAELDIETIVIKRPSIEYGLTFSTFDEVLRQLNEMEVQNI from the coding sequence ATGATTCTATGTTTAGCAGGTACAAGTGACGCAAGAGAACTTGCGATAACTTTGAAGAATGGCGGATACTCCCTGCTTACAACGGTCGTCACAGATAGTGCAGCGATAGAGCTAAGAAAAGCTGGACTTCCTATAAAGGTCGGGAGATTAAATGTAGAAGAGATGGTAGAAGTTATTCAACTACAAAATATTGAAACAATTGTGGATGCAAGTCATCCCTTTGCGGAGGAAGCATCTAGAAACGCTATACAAGCAGCTAGAGCTGCAAATATTCCGTATATAAGGTATGAGAGGCAGCGAGAGCATATTAAGCACGAAAAAATCATCACAGTCGAGAGCTATGAACAAGCGGCTGAGGTTGCTGCTAGCAAGGGTGGCGTGATTATGCTCACGACGGGGAGTAAAACATTACAAGTTTTTGCTCAAAAGCTATTAAATTTACCAAACACTCGCTTGATTACTAGAATGCTACCGCGCAAAGATAATATGGAAAAGTGTGAGCAACTTGGTATTCTTCAGAAGAATATTGTCGCCATTCAAGGTCCGTTCACGAAAGAGTTTGATATTGCGCTTTACAAACAATACGGTGTTACATTGATGATTACGAAAGAGAGTGGAAAGGTTGGGTCTGTTGATGAAAAGCTAGCAGCAGCTGCTGAGCTAGACATAGAAACAATCGTGATCAAACGACCAAGCATTGAGTACGGCCTTACTTTTTCAACTTTTGATGAAGTACTAAGGCAACTAAATGAAATGGAAGTGCAGAACATATAA
- a CDS encoding precorrin-8X methylmutase, whose product MDFRTEFKPETVQPQQIEGRSFEMIDEEVGDHPFSEEQYPVVQRVIHASADFELGKSLVFHKDAIGAGIQAIRSGKKIVADVQMVQVGISKPRVEKYGCDINVYISDADVMEEAKRLNTTRAIISMRKAIKEADGGIYAIGNAPTALLELIRLIKEGEAKPGLIIGLPVGFVSAAESKEELAKLDVPFITNIGRKGGSTVTVAALNAISILADRG is encoded by the coding sequence ATGGATTTTCGCACTGAATTTAAACCGGAAACTGTTCAGCCACAGCAAATTGAAGGAAGAAGCTTTGAAATGATTGATGAGGAGGTAGGGGATCACCCGTTTTCCGAAGAGCAATACCCTGTCGTTCAACGTGTCATTCATGCTTCTGCTGACTTTGAACTTGGGAAAAGCCTTGTGTTTCATAAAGATGCTATTGGAGCAGGTATTCAAGCTATTCGGAGTGGCAAGAAAATTGTTGCTGATGTGCAAATGGTACAAGTGGGTATTAGCAAGCCGCGCGTAGAAAAATATGGCTGCGATATTAACGTATATATATCAGATGCTGACGTGATGGAAGAAGCAAAAAGGCTTAACACAACACGGGCAATTATTTCTATGCGCAAAGCAATTAAAGAAGCTGACGGAGGCATTTATGCCATTGGAAATGCGCCAACAGCGCTATTAGAGCTTATTCGCCTAATAAAAGAAGGCGAGGCGAAACCGGGGTTAATTATCGGTTTACCAGTAGGCTTTGTTTCAGCTGCTGAATCAAAGGAGGAGCTGGCTAAGTTGGATGTTCCATTTATTACGAACATAGGTCGGAAAGGTGGAAGTACCGTAACAGTTGCAGCATTAAACGCAATTTCAATTCTTGCTGATAGAGGATAA